The DNA segment ctaagCTAAGTACTAATTCATTGTCTTTTTTCAAGGTGGGGCGAAGAATGGACTCTATGTACGCTTGACGCGATGATCTTCAGCTGTGTTTACATTGCTGCTAACGATGTTCTATTGGCTGCTGTAATCACACTCACTCTTTGGCAGGTTATTTCCAATTacaattaagtattaatattttaaaaaattgttcttGTTCAACATTTTGTGACATCGCTAATTCGATATTTTTTGCCGTAAAATTTTACgatagtattaatataaattcgtGAAGTTACatctattatttattctaaaacttTTTCGTTCTAGGAAATATTTTTCCGCGAACCACAACTAACTTGCAAAGATTTACAATCAACCAACAGATAAAATCACATTTCTAGAAATCTtatacatttcttttaaattgacTGACAAACTTCCGTAATTCCAAAAGTCGTCCATAAAAAGTCAACAAAAAGTTTGAACTTTGTTGCGCACACTTTCAAGGAATATTGTAGAACTTTATCCACCAGGCACATCGGTACCTACTGATCTATTTGTAAGGATTCGTGAAGGTCACGAATGTCTGTAACTGATACTTTGTTTTATCGAAAATATAACGTACCTACGCATTTGTTTCAGATAATGAAGTTTCTCAGAGAGTTGTTTGGCGAgagaaatttaaatcaaaatattgattTGGAAACATAAGTTATTAGGTTGGAGTTTATTACCTGTAGAATTGTATGATGTAGTAGATTCTGTTAAATAATTGAGTTTGGAAAGCGTAAAACATGTTGAAATTGGTTCTGTGTTTAATTCATGGCTGCAATCTTTCTCAAAACTTTGAAGGTAAGGAAATAGGCAAAAGAACCTTTGGTCGTTTTTCAAGTGTTCTTGATGTGATGGAACCAACTACATGTAAATTGGATGTAGAACACACTAAATTAAATCGAAGACTTTTCGATGAAACAAGCGACTGTGAAGATCCCACCACAGAAGTAGAAATCACTACTGTACCAACTACTACTGTCACCACTCCAAAACCAGTCACTCCCGAAGGACCATTTTACAACTTCATACTGAACATCTGTGAAGTTATTCTAACAAAATTCCAATCCAGTAGGATACCTAAATACTTTAAAGTATTGAACAGAAGTCTCCGCGGACTTGGATCGGGTTATTTAATGAGGAGATTGTTGAATAAATTTCGAAGAACTTTGCGGACGCTCTCTGATTTCAATGGTCGTATTTTGAAGTTAAAAGTTGTTGATTTTCTTACAATTTTAGGGAAACGAAAACCTAAATCTGACGCATTCTTTCATGCTACAAACTCTATATTTAACATTTGGGATGATAACAAAATGGATGAATACATTTACGTGTTGAAAAAGTATGGTAATGGAATAACTAATCGTATAGGCGAGAGGACTCGGAATGTATTCAAAAAATTGATATTTCGTacatattacaaacaaacagaTAGAATAAAAGCGgacatacaatataaattcaaGCTGGCAATAGTAGAGTATATGGAAAGTCgttaaaaaaaggaattaattAATTGACTTTTGCAAACCGGAAAATTGTTTTACCTTGCATGTTTAATCCATTTCTTCAATAGTACAGCCATGATCTTGAAATACATTCTCGCgttatcttttataaatttaatttcgccTGTAAGTATAAGGTTTTCACACAAAACACCACACGAGAACCATCTACCATATTCAGTGGAAATAAACGATTTGAAAAATGAAGGAATCTTCCAAAGGTTCATCAGACACCTTTTAGACTTATTATCGATGGACTTCCCAGAAAGAAAATTGCTCAGATATTGTCGTGTATTGAACAGGGAGTTAAGGAGCATGGAATTCAAATACACAAAGGACTTAGCAAAACTGTTAAGGCATTTATCAAGAATGTATCGATCGGAATTAAAAAATCAGTTACTTGAATACAGAAAGGAGTTGAACCAAAAACTACCATACAGAACGGAATTCTTGAAAGGGATGGATGAAGTGTTCACCCTGAGAGAGAACATTCTGTTCGATGACTACATTTACGATCTAAGGGATTATGGTTATGAACATAAATTGTACATACATGAAGAAACTCGTAAATTATTGCGAAACGTAATACttgaaactatttataaattaagtccGAGAGACCAAATTCAGTTGGAAGACAAATTGAAAAGAGCTTTGAAAGAGCGGAAGGGAttgtctaattttaaattataattaataataataaacgcaTATTTTAAggcatattgtttatttttatgatgatgTGGCTCAAGCAAATTATTAACTTATGTAGTAACAATATTCCCAGCAAAAATTTGctcaatgataattattattgttggtaAAATACGTACTTGTTAAAATCATTTGCTtaagtaattgttataaatacgttaagtaaaataatggtaaataaaggatttataaaagaactatttttcttttattttgtttaaataggtACCCAAACTTTAGAAgctcttaaattttttaatggaTTGGTAGGTAAATGGTGTCTTAAAGAAactaaaaatatcgataattagatataggtaggtacctaaGGTCAggaggccctattccgtctattgGAGCAAGtctttataaaaagaaaaaaatataggagAAAATCCGTCTATTTGAAATTACGGGCATGCATAGGTAAGAGAGTCAAAATTCCATATTTACTTATATGGCCGTCAAAGCTGTCtttgattagaacgcccgtgatTGAATAAGATGGGTATATCTCTGTAGAATAGGGGTCCCTGACCTTATATAACTTTCAAATCGGGGTAAAAGGTACCCTACATAAACCGTGACAAGAGGAGGAGGAAACTTTTCAAGGAAGGCAATACAAGCCCATTTCACATCGTCCTAATTCCATTATCTCGTTTGCTAGAATAAAAAGAGAGGGATTCTACCATCCCCGAAGTTTCTACGTAGGGCAGACCGAGTAGGAGAGTTGTGGGTAGGATTCTCCGACACAAGGAATTTCGGTAGGTAAGTATCCTTCTGAGGTAAATTTTTTTCATATCCTGAGGAAGGGGGAAATGGGCAAAAACCAATCTTACTAACCAAACGAAATGTAATAGCAACGTAACTGTTACTAGTTTCCTACTTATTTTATTCACTTAAAAATTGTATATGACCGTAGTATTGCAACGTACGAGCTGACTCTTTTGTGCTAGAGACAAAACAGCTAGCAGCAGAGAATATAATCACGACGTTGCTAGCAGTCGATTCTGATACTTGGAAAACAAAGTCAATTACCCAAATTCCAGACTATAAGTTTCATGATAAAAgtagaaaatatattctttgtaattattctaaaaaaaataaataaaaaaaagctaggAAAATTACCTTCTAGGCAGGCacctataaacaaaattatcaatcaTTTTCAAAGTAAATATGCCCATTGTATGTTGAGaagttaaataagttttaaacgaTTATCTattgtgaaattttaaatattgtgtatgTACTGCTGTAAATATATGCTTTGACTTTGCGGTCTTTTGGGTGGATATCATACGTGTTACATGGTAACAGTGCTTTTCCGAGAATGTCACCTCAATACATAGAGATAGAATAGTATATAGAGTTGACATGcgaataatagtaataatgagAAAAGGATAGATTTATAACGAAAATCCCAAGAGCGAGAGAGATACATATGGTATTTTTTGTCGCTCTCAGAGTTCCGGTTTTTATTGTATGGCCTATCTTCAGTTCAGGCCAAACAGTCTAAACGTCAACAAGTTGTGCATCAGTGATTGTGGAAATAGATCATTACAAGCTCTGTTTTAATAGTTCTTGTaacatatttaagtattttaacctGTTAAATATGGTTCACTGCAGTGTTATCGGCTGTAAAAGCAGAAGTGAGcgaaaaattgaaaatataacctTTCATTCGTAAGTGCTacttttatggttttatatagCAAAATTCGtcaagataattaaaataacattaataatttaccaATATCAATGTGTATTTTGGTTTAAAAGTAACAGATATCTAtgtaaaacttaatataattattataaatttaacatattacgAAGTCGAATTCGAAAGTTATGTCACTGGGATTAAGTGGCCATTTTGAAGTAAACTTTCAATTTGTCCGGTTAATACGCCCTGTTGAGTTACCAACATTCACGACTTAAAATTACCCCGCTGTTGAGGAAAATATAATCTTAACGTATTCGTATTGTGTACTTTAATAATGATGATGTCTTTATTATTCCAGTAGTTACAAGTACTCTTTATTGTAACCattgttcataaatattcaGTGTAGAGTAGAGATGTGTGGATACAGTGTACAGTAATCACGAAAGAACTAGTTCGTTCTGCAGTAGCAACGTGAGAATTTGTGTAGGTACAGACAAGGACACAATTATTAAGCAAGCCATAATAAATGTATCGCTAGTtgactatattatgtattaattatccATACTAGCATAATCTATGTTGAGATTAAACCActgtatatattaaataatattataggatAGTTGTGCtaatttttttctgttacagtgaatatttttcattgtaggTTTCCAAGAGATCCGGAGACACGTCATACTTGGATACAGGCAACTGGGCGATCAAATTGGGaaccaaaaaaatatgacaGCATATGTTCTAGACATTTTTTAGGAACATGTTTTCGGAAGACTAAATGTAAGGTCTATCTTAATACATTCTCCGTACCAACAATCAATATACACGTGAGtttaaagattaataaaataatgatcgtATAGTATGAAAAAATAACGTAAAGCGTATAATAAATCATTCTTTTTCCAGATTCCTAAAATTTCCGACAGTACTGCAGTTCAGCAGATAGAGATACCCGTTCTTGCTTCGAGTTCCTGTTTAGGAGAGTGTTCCAAAACCCTCACTAATAATGCAGTTGAGTTGGACgaagtaagttttatatttttatataatatagcacATTCTTGGCATCCATATGTTACTATTAATAATCGATAtagtgaatatttaaatataccgcTATATGTTAATCACTAATTTCTTTtgttcgccccgtgaccacgaatgctgaaaagttttcgaaacgtcgggagaaaattatattataaaaaccgtgataaaatccgcaaaatagttttatttcaataaacaataattattttggcaGAATATAACTCTAGCGTAAAATATTCCACTTAGAATAGCGTTATAGTGTCAATTGTCACGAAagtcatctatactaatattataaagctgaagagtttatttgtttgtttggttgAATACACTAATATCAAGAACTACTGctgcgattttgaaaattctttcactaatagacagatatattactcctgagtactatagACCCTGGAAAACTTgttcacacgggcggagccgcgggcattGCTAGTAGctcataattttaaactttatatttaaattgcgCTGCGTTTACCGTAAAGTGCAATAAGCCGCGCttgaaaataaacatcattTCACTTATATGCTTCTTTGTAAtgccatttattttaatttttagcatCAAAACGTAATCTCGAGTGCAAGTAAGGTGTCTCCGAGCTCTGAAACCGTGAATACGCCAAGAAAAAAGAAAAGCTTCTGAGAAAATTGAAACATCAAAGTGATCTTGCTGAATCAAGAAAGAAGAAATTAGCTTTACTAAGATCACGAAATAGACGCcttgtaaaaagaaatattgaacTTTCTGCCATTGTCACTAGCTTAAAGTCGAAGTCTTTAATTAATCAAGAAACAGCAGATTTACTTATGGAAATTAATCCTCAAAAtccatatttttaatgaaaagagGAAAGTATTCACCAGAAGTGCGAAAATTCGCACTAAACTTACATTTTATCAGTCCGCGCGCTTATGAATTTGTTAGGAAAACTTTTAAAACTTGTCTTCCTCATGTCCGAACGCTAGCGCGTTGGTATGAAGCTATAGACGGTGAACCAGGTTTTTCTACTGAATCGTTAGAAGCattgaaattattatgcaaAAGTAATCCGTCACGAAAATGGGTTTGTGCACTTTGTTTCGATGAAATGTCCATTCGAAGAACCGTTCAGTGGAACGGAAAACAATTTGTCGGTTTTGTCAACTTCGGATGTGAATTAAACAGTGATGATCAACCTATTGCTAGAGAAGCATTAGTTTTATGCTCACTTGCATCAATGGCAGTTGGAAGCTACCTGTGGGGTACTTCCTCGTAGAGGGAGTTACTGCGGAGCAAAAGGCTTCGTTAGTCAAGTCGTGCTTAGATG comes from the Manduca sexta isolate Smith_Timp_Sample1 chromosome 16, JHU_Msex_v1.0, whole genome shotgun sequence genome and includes:
- the LOC115446503 gene encoding uncharacterized protein LOC115446503; amino-acid sequence: MLKLVLCLIHGCNLSQNFEGKEIGKRTFGRFSSVLDVMEPTTCKLDVEHTKLNRRLFDETSDCEDPTTEVEITTVPTTTVTTPKPVTPEGPFYNFILNICEVILTKFQSSRIPKYFKVLNRSLRGLGSGYLMRRLLNKFRRTLRTLSDFNGRILKLKVVDFLTILGKRKPKSDAFFHATNSIFNIWDDNKMDEYIYVLKKYGNGITNRIGERTRNVFKKLIFRTYYKQTDRIKADIQYKFKLAIVEYMESR
- the LOC115456290 gene encoding uncharacterized protein LOC115456290 isoform X2 is translated as MVHCSVIGCKSRSERKIENITFHSFPRDPETRHTWIQATGRSNWEPKKYDSICSRHFLGTCFRKTKCKVYLNTFSVPTINIHIPKISDSTAVQQIEIPVLASSSCLGECSKTLTNNAVELDEHQNVISSASKVSPSSETVNTPRKKKSF